A genomic segment from Bradyrhizobium sp. ISRA430 encodes:
- a CDS encoding PDZ domain-containing protein yields the protein MYQLAEIFSGVLRRRGLQRAFPDGRISYPGIGIISGSEVTDRTTITSVIDGTPAQQAGLRAGDEIIAADGTAFEPVGSFRGKVGESVVLEVQRGAAVVQIPVRPVDLEPTTMFLRGLESSARVIESNGRRIGYVHVWCYAGSVYQRALERLLSQGELKDPDALIWDLRDGWGGAQPEYLDLFNARAPTMQVTDRKRH from the coding sequence ATATATCAACTTGCAGAGATCTTTTCCGGCGTACTGCGACGCCGGGGGCTGCAACGTGCGTTTCCGGACGGCCGCATTTCGTACCCTGGCATAGGTATCATTTCAGGTTCCGAGGTGACTGATCGTACCACGATCACTAGCGTGATCGATGGAACGCCGGCTCAGCAGGCGGGGCTCCGTGCTGGAGACGAGATAATTGCGGCTGACGGGACGGCATTTGAGCCGGTCGGGTCCTTCCGTGGGAAGGTGGGCGAATCGGTGGTCTTGGAGGTGCAGCGCGGCGCGGCGGTGGTGCAAATCCCGGTCAGGCCGGTCGACCTCGAGCCCACGACAATGTTCCTTCGTGGGTTGGAGTCCAGTGCTCGCGTCATTGAGTCCAACGGACGACGCATCGGCTATGTCCATGTTTGGTGCTATGCAGGCTCCGTCTATCAACGCGCTCTTGAACGTCTGCTGTCGCAAGGTGAGCTAAAAGACCCGGACGCGCTGATCTGGGATTTGCGGGATGGCTGGGGCGGCGCGCAACCCGAATATCTCGACCTGTTCAACGCCCGAGCGCCAACAATGCAGGTCACCGACCGGAAGCGGCACTAG